One segment of Theobroma cacao cultivar B97-61/B2 chromosome 9, Criollo_cocoa_genome_V2, whole genome shotgun sequence DNA contains the following:
- the LOC18588116 gene encoding ankyrin repeat-containing protein At3g12360: protein MENVKERMRMIREAAIKGNVNSLDELLHEDPLILDRFIAGCFTETPLHIAAMLGRLAFAKAILSRKPELPKELDFEGASPLHLATASGHVELVKELLLVNPEMCLAQNQDAKNPLHIAVIKDRIEVLKELVPAKPEAAQVPAAEGETILHLCVKHYRLEALRFLVENISTSDFVNSEYDNGFTVLHLALAKNQHENADMTGSHHGEHEIWPHTPDLKLSWEAQCSIGSTRSHRNVVQSIKIWITNTKVERNPLLTNCTALAQGRRNANNDIDIRGFLQHDEAGSARRTALMVVASIIATMACETRINPPKGLWPEINKATSFGKTSEFLSYNTTGFLASLTVILLLIGGLPLRSKFILWILTVIIWVAIASMLLAYTLGLYILLEPYGSDYPKIQLAVTTWFWYAVLAFLLLGHAIRLALKVARYTRESCRRTTDHLPV from the exons ATGGAGAAtgtaaaagaaagaatgagaaTGATACGTGAGGCAGCAATCAAAGGGAACGTGAATTCCTTGGATGAATTGCTTCATGAAGATCCACTTATTCTTGACAGGTTCATCGCTGGTTGTTTTACTGAGACGCCTTTGCACATTGCAGCAATGCTTGGACGCCTGGCATTTGCGAAGGCAATCCTGAGTCGGAAGCCTGAGCTGCCTAAAGAGTTGGATTTCGAAGGAGCATCTCCCCTTCACCTGGCAACAGCTAGTGGACATGTTGAGTTAGTAAAAGAGTTGTTATTGGTCAACCCTGAGATGTGCCTGGCTCAGAACCAGGATGCCAAGAACCCTCTTCATATTGCGGTGATCAAGGACCGAATCGAGGTCTTGAAAGAGTTGGTTCCAGCCAAACCTGAAGCTGCTCAAGTCCCAGCAGCAGAAGGTGAAACCATTTTGCATCTTTGTGTCAAACACTACCGCTTGGAAGCATTAAGGTTCCTGGTGGAGAATATAAGTACTAGTGACTTTGTAAATTCCGAGTATGACAATGGATTCACCGTACTCCATCTAGCGCTGGCCAAGAACCAACACGAG AATGCAGATATGACTGGATCTCACCATGGAGAGCACGAAATCTGGCCGCACACCCCAGATCTCAAGCTCTCTTGGGAAGCACAGTGCTCCATAGGGAGCACTAGATCG CATAGAAATGTTGTACAGAGTATAAAGATTTGGATAACCAATACCAAAGTAGAACGTAATCCGCTGCTCACAAACTGCACAGCCCTAGCACAAGGCCGAAGAAATGCCAACAACGACATAGATATTCGGGGTTTCCTTCAACATGATGAAGCTGGAAGTGCAAG GCGGACTGCATTGATGGTGGTAGCATCGATAATTGCAACCATGGCCTGCGAAACCCGGATTAACCCTCCAAAAGGTTTGTGGCCAGAGATTAACAAGGCAACATCGTTCGGGAAGACTTCGGAATTCCTGTCCTACAACACGACGGGGTTTTTGGCATCGCTCACTGTTATCCTCCTACTGATCGGAGGTCTACCTTTAAGGTCTAAATTCATCTTGTGGATCCTGACGGTGATCATCTGGGTAGCCATTGCATCCATGTTGTTGGCTTACACCCTTGGTTTATATATTCTCCTCGAACCTTATGGTTCTGATTATCCTAAAATACAGCTAGCTGTTACGACCTGGTTTTGGTACGCAGTGCttgcctttcttcttttggggCACGCTATTCGCCTTGCATTGAAGGTTGCAAGGTATACCAGAGAGTCATGCAGGAGAACGACAGATCATCTCCCTGTCTAG
- the LOC108663208 gene encoding ankyrin repeat-containing protein At3g12360-like, translating to MARMSSESKLYEAAEEGSVTTFLELIQQDRLLLDRVLVNYTTETPLHVAAMLGHTDFVKEIIHRKPEFTRELDSRGSSALHLASAKGYVEIVKALLFVNPDICLARDIGERNPLHLAAMKGQVDVLKELIHARPHAAQVTVAWGLSILHLCVKYGQFECLKLLIEVMDDNEIVSAKDDYGMTILHLAVAYKQIETVKFLLFNTSVEVNALNANGFTAMDVLAQSNRGLKDFDIAESLRDAGALRAAEISYTGPRIGGLRTKATPPIAQIPVTPPSKEYVQKATNNEDWLTRKRDALMVVASLNATMAFQAALTPPGGLWQDDLTGTSQGNNDTQPHEAGTSIIADKNQSYYSQYLSYNTTSFIASLSIILLLITGLPFKRRLFMWILTVIVWIAITSMALTYRISLLVFTPKAQELNVTQVLDYAVRVWSGVMGFLFLGHSIRLAASLFKKVENVLGKKRKPPPPQVYPPLAQTDISDF from the exons ATGGCAAGAATGTCATCAGAAAGCAAGCTTTATGAAGCAGCAGAAGAAGGGAGTGTAACTACCTTCTTAGAATTAATTCAACAGGATCGACTGCTTCTGGATAGAGTGCTCGTTAATTATACCACTGAGACTCCTTTGCATGTAGCAGCAATGCTTGGGCATACAGATTTTGTGAAGGAGATTATACATAGGAAGCCAGAGTTTACCAGAGAATTAGATTCAAGGGGTTCATCAGCTCTTCACTTAGCTTCCGCAAAAGGGTATGTTGAAATAGTTAAAGCATTGCTATTCGTAAACCCTGACATATGCCTGGCTCGTGACATAGGAGAAAGAAATCCTCTTCACCTTGCAGCCATGAAGGGCCAGGTTGATGTTTTGAAGGAGCTAATCCATGCCAGACCACACGCAGCTCAGGTCACAGTGGCTTGGGGACTGAGCATATTGCACTTGTGCGTGAAGTATGGACAATTTGAGTGTCTGAAGCTATTGATTGAAGTGATGGATGATAATGAAATTGTGAGTGCGAAGGATGATTATGGCATGACTATCTTGCACCTAGCGGTAGCTTACAAACAAATTGAG ACAGTAAAATTTTTGCTTTTCAATACTAGCGTCGAAGTAAATGCTCTAAATGCAAATGGTTTTACTGCTATGGACGTTCTTGCACAAAGTAACAGAGGCTTGAAAGACTTTGACATTGCTGAGTCTCTTCGAGATGCTGGAGCACTAAGAGCTGCAGAAATTTCATACACAGGGCCTAGAATTGGAGGATTGAGAACTAAGGCAACACCTCCAATTGCTCAGATTCCAGTCACACCACCATCCAAAGAATATGTGCAAAAGGCTACCAACAATGAAGATTGGCTTACCAGAAAGCGAGATGCATTGATGGTGGTGGCATCACTTAATGcaacaatggcttttcaagcTGCACTAACGCCTCCTGGTGGTCTCTGGCAAGATGACTTAACAGGGACTTCCCAAGGCAACAATGACACACAACCTCACGAGGCCGGAACTTCGATAATAGCAGATAAAAACCAGAGCTATTATTCTCAGTACCTTTCTTACAATACAACAAGTTTCATTGCATCGTTGAGCATAATCTTGTTGCTGATTACTGGTTTACCTTTCAAGCGAAGACTTTTTATGTGGATTTTGACAGTGATTGTGTGGATTGCAATCACATCCATGGCCCTTACATACAGAATTTCACTTCTTGTTTTTACACCAAAAGCGCAGGAGCTAAATGTCACTCAAGTGCTTGACTATGCTGTCAGGGTGTGGAGTGGGGTGatgggttttctttttctggggCACTCCATTCGTCTCGCGGCAAGTTTGTtcaagaaagtagaaaatgttctagggaaaaagagaaaaccgCCGCCACCACAAGTGTATCCACCATTAGCGCAAACGGATATTAGTGACTTCTAA
- the LOC18588117 gene encoding solute carrier family 25 member 44, with product MSLSAAEDNSGSEIHIPADIDWHMLDKSKFFFLGAALFSGVSASLYPIVVLKTRQQVSPTQISCFKMSFSIMRYEGLRGFYRGFGTSLMGTIPARALYMGALEVTKSSVGTATVSLGFSDTTATAIASAAAGLSSAMAAQLVWTPIDVVSQRLMVQGYNNSNSSKNVIPSVNSCRYRNGLDAFRKILYADGPKGLYRGFGISIMTYAPSNAVWWACYSVAHRLIWGGFGCSMGKKEENGVIGGCGYRPDSKALVAVQGLSAAMASGFSALITMPLDTIKTRLQVLDREENGVRKPLTVLQTVRNLVKEGGLAACYRGLGPRWASMSMSATTMITTYELLKRLSTKSQESLTS from the coding sequence ATGAGTTTAAGTGCAGCCGAGGATAATTCAGGGTCAGAGATTCATATACCCGCAGATATAGATTGGCATATGCTTGACAAATCCAagttcttttttcttggaGCCGCTTTATTTTCAGGTGTATCAGCTTCTCTTTACCCTATAGTAGTCTTGAAAACTAGGCAACAAGTTTCTCCTACTCAAATTTCTTGCTTTAAAATGTCTTTTTCTATAATGAGATATGAAGGATTGAGAGGATTCTACAGGGGTTTTGGTACCTCTTTGATGGGGACAATCCCAGCTCGAGCACTTTACATGGGAGCCCTTGAGGTTACAAAGAGCAGTGTTGGAACTGCAACTGTTAGTCTAGGATTTTCAGATACGACAGCAACTGCTATAGCTAGTGCTGCTGCTGGGTTGAGTTCAGCTATGGCTGCACAGCTAGTTTGGACCCCGATTGATGTTGTGAGCCAAAGACTTATGGTTCAAGGTTACAACAATAGTAACAGTAGCAAAAATGTAATTCCAAGCGTGAATTCTTGTAGATATAGGAATGGTCTTGATGCGTTTAGGAAGATTCTGTATGCAGATGGTCCTAAAGGATTGTATAGGGGGTTTGGGATCTCAATAATGACATATGCACCGTCTAATGCGGTTTGGTGGGCATGTTACTCTGTTGCACACAGGCTTATTTGGGGTGGCTTTGGTTGCTCTATGGGTAAGAAAGAGGAGAATGGTGTGATTGGGGGATGTGGTTATAGGCCTGATTCAAAGGCGTTGGTGGCAGTCCAAGGGTTAAGTGCAGCCATGGCTAGTGGTTTTTCAGCTTTAATAACTATGCCACTTGACACCATCAAGACCAGATTACAGGTTCTAGATAGAGAAGAGAATGGGGTAAGAAAACCTTTGACGGTTTTGCAGACAGTGAGGAATCTGGTTAAAGAAGGCGGATTGGCAGCTTGTTACAGGGGATTAGGACCGAGGTGGGCGTCCATGTCTATGTCTGCAACAACCATGATCACTACCTATGAGTTATTGAAACGGTTATCTACAAAGAGCCAAGAGAGCTTGACATCATAA
- the LOC18588119 gene encoding PHD finger protein ALFIN-LIKE 4 yields the protein MDGGASYNPRTVEEVFRDFKGRRAGMIKALTTDMDEFFQQCDPEKENLCLYGFPGEQWEVNLPAEEVPPELPEPALGINFARDGMQEKDWLSLVAVHSDAWLLSVAFYFGARFGFDKADRKRLFNMINDLPTIFEVVTGAAKKQTKEKSSVSNHSSNKSKSNSKRGSESQAKNTKAIPSKDEDDDVVEEEDGEEHGETLCGACGENYAADEFWICCDICEKWFHGKCVKITPARAEHIKQYKCPSCSNKRARP from the exons ATGGACGGCGGTGCTTCGTACAACCCGCGAACAGTCGAGGAAGTTTTTCGAGATTTCAAGGGTCGTCGAGCTGGCATGATTAAAGCCCTTACTACTG ATATGGATGAGTTTTTCCAGCAGTGCGATCCAG AAAAGGAGAATCTTTGCCTTTATGGATTTCCCGGTGAGCAGTGGGAGGTGAATTTACCTGCTGAAGAGGTGCCTCCAGAGCTTCCGGAGCCTGCGCTGGGTATTAACTTTGCTAGAGATGGAATGCAAGAAAAGGACTGGTTATCATTGGTTGCTGTACACAGTGACGCATGGTTACTTTCTGTGGCTTTCTACTTTGGTGCTAGGTTTGGTTTTGATAAAGCTGATAG GAAACGCCTTTTCAATATGATTAATGATCTTCCAACAATATTCGAAGTTGTGACAGGAGCAGCTAAGAAACAGACAAAGGAGAAATCGTCAGTTTCAAATCACAGTAGCAATAAATCTAAATCAAACTCTAAG AGAGGTTCTGAATCACAGGCCAAGAATACAAAGGCAATTCCATCAAAGGATGAGGATGATGATGTTGTGGAAGAGGAAGATGGTGAGGAGCATGGAGAGACATTATGCGGGGCTTGTGGAGAGAATTATGCAGCTGATGAATTCTGGATTTGCTGTGACATCTGTGAGAAATGGTTCCATGGAAAGTGTGTTAAGATTACACCAGCCAGGGCAGAGCATATTAAGCAGTACAAATGCCCATCTTGCAGCAACAAGAGAGCACGGCCTTGA
- the LOC108663188 gene encoding pentatricopeptide repeat-containing protein At1g05670, mitochondrial-like: MALPSSRAITNSPQALDLTPLVTSITSLLQTLNPKNPNPINLSSAPLNRFSPYLEPNLVIQVINKQTNPYRALFFFNWAANPNPNPKNYTHDNKCYEAITNLLLSHSLFSPAIQLLEKSQKLSDFFVSKIIKANGDKGNIKAAIFWFQKAKAVGKDNYLFSFNTILGVLVKANKINIVKTLFDQVVKEGLVQPDVSSYTTLIRALCKMGMVESAKKVFDEMSCEPNFLTFNTMINGFCKKGDMESASFLFYQMVNEVDCLPDTVTYTTLIDGYCKKGEFEEAMKYMDKMVKTGCLPNVLTYNAIIYALCLKGEVDEAKRMMSKMRLNGVKDNTATHMSILKGLCVVGRSKEAIEYFRWMVRCNMDLDAKAYGIVVNVYCKLRKLDEAILLLKEMSGRGIYPNVSSFNSVFRTLVESRELDRAIVLLKQMPQLGCSPNLLSYSTVICSLCRAEGRMQEVRYLVDDMLQNGIVIDATMYGCIVEGHSEDGNEEMAVQVLNEMIGKSYIISSECFSIFIKMLCEKGMIVEAENFFEDICRTCPLIERDSYRRVLDEHLQITQGSSKEHKLEVSS; encoded by the coding sequence ATGGCACTACCGTCATCCAGAGCCATTACCAACTCCCCACAAGCCCTGGACCTTACCCCTCTTGTCACCTCCATAACTTCCCTTCTCCAAACTCTAAACCCAAAAAACCCCAACCCCATAAACCTCAGTTCAGCACCTCTAAACCGCTTCTCACCTTACCTAGAACCAAACTTAGTCATCCAAGTCATCAACAAACAAACCAACCCTTACCGtgctctcttcttcttcaactgGGCAGCTAATCCAAACCCAAATCCTAAAAACTATACCCACGATAATAAGTGTTATGAAGCCATCACAAATCTCCTCCTTTCCCACTCCCTATTCTCCCCTGCCATTCaactccttgaaaaatctcaaAAGCTCTCAGATTTCTTCGTTAGCAAAATCATCAAGGCCAATGGGGATAAAGGTAATATCAAAGCTGCTATCTTTTGGTTTCAAAAAGCAAAAGCCGTTGGGAAAGACAACTACCTGTTTTCATTTAATACAATTCTGGGTGTTTTAGTTAAAGCTAATAAGATAAATATTGTTAAGACGTTGTTTGATCAGGTTGTGAAGGAAGGTTTGGTTCAACCTGATGTGTCTTCCTATACTACATTGATTAGGGCTTTGTGTAAAATGGGGATGGTTGAGAGTGCAAAAaaggtgtttgatgaaatgagTTGCGAGCCAAATTTTCTTACTTTTAATACTATGATTAATGGGTTCTGTAAAAAGGGTGATATGGAGAGTGcaagttttttgttttatcagATGGTTAATGAAGTGGATTGCTTGCCTGATACAGTAACTTACACTACTTTGATTGATGGGTATTGCAAGAAAGGAGAATTTGAAGAGGCAATGAAGTATATGGATAAGATGGTGAAAACGGGTTGCTTGCCCAATGTGTTGACTTATAATGCTATTATATATGCTTTGTGTCTTAAAGGGGAAGTTGATGAGGCAAAAAGGATGATGTCCAAGATGAGGTTGAACGGAGTGAAGGATAATACTGCAACTCATATGAGTATATTAAAAGGGCTATGTGTTGTGGGGAGGTCTAAAGAAGCCATTGAATATTTTAGGTGGATGGTCAGATGTAATATGGATTTGGATGCAAAAGCATATGGAATTGTTGTGAATGTGTATTGCAAGTTGAGAAAACTTGATGAAGCAATTTTGCTTTTGAAGGAAATGAGTGGAAGAGGCATCTATCCGAATGTTTCGAGTTTCAATTCAGTGTTTAGGACTCTTGTGGAGTCAAGGGAGCTCGATAGAGCTATTGTGCTTCTAAAACAGATGCCACAATTGGGTTGTTCACCAAATTTGTTGTCATATAGCACCGTGATATGCAGTCTTTGTAGGGCTGAAGGGAGGATGCAAGAGGTTAGATACCTTGTCGATGACATGCTTCAAAATGGTATTGTTATTGATGCCACTATGTATGGTTGCATAGTTGAAGGACACAGTGAGGATGGAAATGAAGAAATGGCGGTGCaagttttaaatgaaatgattggTAAGAGTTATATCATCAGTTCGGAGTGCTTCtcaatttttatcaaaatgtTGTGCGAAAAGGGGATGATTGTTGAggctgaaaatttttttgaggaCATTTGTAGGACATGCCCTTTAATCGAAAGGGATAGTTATAGAAGAGTCTTAGATGAGCATCTGCAAATAACTCAAGGCTCAAGTAAGGAACACAAATTAGAAGTGAGTTCTTGA
- the LOC18588120 gene encoding uncharacterized protein LOC18588120, producing MRNEPDLETSQADMLNESNLRNSQANKYNESNLENSQAASFAEMNSQKETSLETERLDKNKGKLSVTPSRTSPSDCSGCDMLREITHRKGPLVKKLQLHGKLLRGRFFHALGNVLDEDTTVVSDAENIDFYDKGYKDVEKFLSQYFIKQEQEGWNMYDDPRADFFKVLCFRPGGIQTSEATNANISQVGQAAATGSHEATNPNNSGRRSINLKEQRKRIKMLGRDDLTPYYGLPRREAARRLNVSETILHKIHGEVTGHTGGWPFRQISARKRKIAELTAIVDSTKNPAARNRAINEIQKLEKEIAAYYDR from the exons ATGCGTAATGAGCCCGATTTGGAAACTTCTCAAGCGGATATGCTTAATGAGTCTAATTTAAGGAATTCTCAAGCGAATAAGTATAACGAGTCCAATTTGGAGAATTCTCAAGCAGCTTCTTTTGCAGAAATGAATAGTCAAAAAGAGACAAGTTTGGAAACAGAAAGACTCGATAAAAATAAGGGAAAACTTTCTGTCACGCCAAGCAGAACATCTCCATCAGATTGTAGTGGCTGCGATATGTTGAGAGAAATTACTCATCGTAAAG GCCCCCTTGTTAAGAAACTACAGCTTCATGGCAAATTATTACGTGGACGTTTTTTCCATGCTCTCGGTAATGTTTTAGACGAGGATACTACCGTAGTTTCAGATGCTGAAAATATTGA TTTTTATGATAAAGGCTACAAGGACGTGGAAAAGTTCCTTTCGCAATATTTCATCAAGCAAGAGCAAGAGGGATGGAACATGTATGACGATCCACGTGCAGATTTCTTTAAAGTCCTATGCTTCAGGCCTG GTGGCATTCAGACGAGTGAAGCTACGAATGCTAATATCTCTCAAGTAGGGCAGGCTGCAGCTACGGGCTCTCATGAGGCAACGAACCCCAATAATAGTGGGAGACGTTCAATCAATCTGAAAGAACAG AGAAAGAGAATCAAGATGTTGGGGCGCGATGATTTAACACCATATTACGGATTGCCTAGAAGGGAAGCAGCCAGGCGGTTGAATGTGTCTGAAACTATATTACATAAAATACATGGTGAAGTAACAGGCCATACAGGAGGATGGCCTTTTAGACAG ATTAGTGCCAGAAAGAGGAAAATAGCCGAATTGACAGCTATTGTAGATTCAACTAAAAATCCAGCTGCAAGGAATCGTGCTATAAATGAAATTCAGAAGCTGGAAAAAGAGATCGCTGCATATTATGACCGTTGA